Genomic DNA from Armatimonadota bacterium:
GCACGTACTGCGGGACCTGCGGGGCCAAGCTGCCCGACGACGGGATGCACTGCCCGTCCTGCGGCCACCCGGTGCGCCCCCGCGACCAGTTCTGCAGCAACTGCGGGACCCAGGTGGCGGAGGGCATCGTCTGCAGGCTCTGCCACGCCAGCAACCGCGACGACGCCCGCTTCTGCGCCACCTGCGGGTCGGAGCTGAAGGTGAGAGCTCCGATGGCGGCGGGCTAGTGGATAACTTCCGGGATCAGGGATCCGGGATCAGTACCTGACATCTGATCCCTGATCACGATCCCGGATCTCGGCACCACTACCTGATCCCCGGACCTCGGATCCCGGATCCGAGGTCGTCCTCGTTCAGTGTCCCTGGTCTTCGGGCGAAGGGCGGTGGAGGGTTTCCCAGCGGTCCCGGTCCAAGACGATCAGCCGGCCCTCGTCGTCAAAGAGGATGTACAGCCACCCCTCCTGCAGGTCTTCTTCGTAGTACAGGGGCTTTGCGATCTCCAGGCCCGTCATGGTCCGCGCCTCGTCGGTGGCCATCCACCCCGGGTATTCCACCATGATTAGTGTCCGCTAATTCGCGCTCGGAAT
This window encodes:
- a CDS encoding zinc ribbon domain-containing protein, with protein sequence MLCRACGRMNRDEDLFCSSCGAKLLRSKVCRACGAKNRHDSTYCGTCGAKLPDDGMHCPSCGHPVRPRDQFCSNCGTQVAEGIVCRLCHASNRDDARFCATCGSELKVRAPMAAG